CACATCCGGATCTGCTTCGCGCAGGATATCGATCATGATATGCCGTTGCTCCTTGTCCGGAAAAACATGTTCATCCATCACGGCGCTCCAGATCAGTTCCGCACCGATGATGGCTGCCGATGCACGGCTTTCCGCTTCCCGGATGCGGCCCAGCTCATCCGGCGCTATGAGCGCATCGCCCATATTCCCGCTGGTGAAAATGGCCATAGTCACCCGGTGCCCGGCCCGGGCATAGCGCGCAAGTGTGCCGGCGCACAGTATTTCTATGTCGTCAGGATGCGCGGCGATACAAAGTATATTCATCATCGGGAAACATTAAAGTACACCATAACGATTGTACACTGCTCTCAGGGAATCGCCGTTCAGCAGATCGGCCCTGGACTGGTTCTCTTTTTCCACTTTTTCTTTCGCCATCTCCAGCACCTGGTCTTCCACTTCGCGGGGCACTACCACTACACCATCGAAGTCAGCGAATATCAGCTCCCCGGGGCGAACGATCACATCTCCGCAACGCACAGGCACATCATATGCCATTACCCTTCCCCTGCCGAGGCTGTCAAGCGGACGAATGCCGCCGTAGAAAACCGGGAATTTCATGTCGATGATCTTGCGGCAATCCCTCACCATACTGTCGCATATACAACCTACGGCGCCGTTACGCTTGGCAATGGTGCTCATCAGCTCACCCCAGGGCGCATTGGTGCCGGCAAAATCCGTTGAATGCACAACAACATCACCGGGACCGAGGGAATCCACCGCTTCGATCTCCAGGTTGTAAGGATCATCTTCAATATAATCCATCTCCATCCAGTGCAGTGTTCTGGCCCTGCCCACCATAATGCTGTTGTCGGCATCGAGCGGCCTCAGGCGCTGGTGCATGGCCTGGTTCCGGTAGCCGAGCGAATCCAGCACATCACATACGATCGGCACATACAACTGCGCTTTCATCCATTCAAATTTTTCCTTGTCCATTGATAACTTGGGTTTTGATTCCATGTCAGAATTTTTTTCAGGTTGATGATCAAACATTGGCTGACCAGTTAAAAGGTTGCATCCGTTCCGGGATCACGCACCGGTCCCCGATGCCGTGCTGCCTGCAGAACCATTGAAATACAACCGGGTTTTCGGCGTTGAGCGCCATCATATCATAATGGTTCGGCAATACATATCGCGGGTTGACAGCTGCTGCAAATATGGCGGCCTGCTCGGGGCCGGGATTGTTCCATTTGCCATTGATGGGCACCAGCATCACTTCCGGCGCTTCCGGCGCAGATGCCAGCACCAGGGGATGAAATTGTGTATCGCTGGTGTGATAAACACTTCTTCCGTTTCCGAATTGCAGGAGATAACCGGTGGTATCCGGCACATCGGGACCGGTGGGCAGCGCATACACGCCCGTGACCTCCAATCCCTGCTGCTGCCATGTTTCGGCAGAATTCACCACCACAATACGGTCTTCCGGCACACCGAGGTCCGGCAGCTTCATGGCGGCCAGCCTGGGTGCGATGAACCAGGTATCGTTTTTCCTGCGGTAGGCGGCAATGGTCTCCGGGTCAAGATGGTCCAGGTGATCATGCGTGATGATGTAGATATCCGCATGCAGGTTTTCCGGGGCCATCACCGGCGGATACAGCCGCGGGAATTCCGGCGCACTTTCCGCCACCGCATCGGAGAGATAAGGATCGATCACAACGGTCAGCCCTCCGCACCGGATCACATAACCAGCCTGACCGAGCCACCATATGGCGGCATCTCCGGGTAAAAGGGAATAGCTTTCGATCGTTTGCATATTGTTTTACAGGTTGATACAGAATTTTTTTACGGCGGCTTCATTGATCTCGATACCGAGACCGTTACCCTGCGGAACGGGAATGAATCCTTCCGCATCCATCTGCACAGGGTTGCGGATCACTTCCCTTAACATCGGGTTATCGCTGACGTTATATTCCAGGAAGAGCGATCTGGGCAGCACTGCGTTCACATGCAGGCTTGCGGCGGTCAGCAGGTCGGTCAGCCAGGCATGGGGACAAACATCGATCCCTGCGTACTCCGCTTCCCATATGATCTTCCTGGCCTGGGTGAAGCCACCGCAGCGGGAGAGATCAGGCTGCGCCACATCAATGCATCCCCTGCGGATCAGTTCCCGGAAGCCCCAGCCGGTAGCCTCCTGTTCTCCTGCCGCCAGCCTTGTTTTCACACCGGCGGCTTTTACACGGGCATAAGCATCGTAGGCTTCCGGATGCAGGAAATCCTCCAGCCAAAAGATGTTGTAAGGTTCCAGCGCTTTGCACAGCTCAATGGCATCGTACGCGCTGCGTTCCACCATCCAGCCGGGATCGACCATCAGATCGATATCCGGGCCCAGCGCTTCACGTGCTGCGGCCACGAGCTTAACATCCCGCCGGAAATCCTGTCCGAATACCCCCCATCCGAACTTGACCGCCGTAAAACCGCGCTTCATATAAAATTCGCAGGCGCGCTTCATGTCATCCGGCGTGGAACGGAACAGTGTGGAGGCATAAGCACGTATTTTGTCCCGCCGCGCACCACCGAGCAGCTTATGCACCGGGCGGCCGATCGCTTTACCCATGATATCGTGGCAGGCGATATCGAAACCGGACAATACCTGGATGGCCACGCCCCTTCTGCCATAGTAGATCGATCCGCGGTAGATCTTGTCCCACAAGCGCTCTACATCAAAGGGATCTTCGCCAATGACAAGCGTACGCAATCCTTCAAATACGCCCATACCGCTTTCCGGTGCGTTCACTACCGCCTCACCCACATGCGGGGCGGTTTCCACATCAGACCAGCCGGTGATCCCTTCGTCCGTGCTGACCTTGATCAGCAGGCAATGCTTCACACCCCTGGCCTCATCGCTGCCCTCAGGCAGTGTGATCTCAAAAGGCGATTGCAGGATAAAGGCTTCAACATTCGTAATTTTCATCAGTTCATTTTTATTCTTTTCGGGCCTGATGGAATTGCATTTCATCAGTTCATTTTTATTCTCTTTACGGGTCTGATGGGATTGTCATTTCATCAGTTCATTTTTATCTTACAAGTCTGATGGGATTGTCATTTCATCAGTTCATTTTTATTCATCAAACATCAACGCTACTTTCAATGCGCGGTCATGCCCGTCACGGGCCAGCGCGATCGCTTTTTCCCATTCCCGGAACGGCAACCGGTGCGTGACCAGCTCATGCAGCGCCAGCGAAGCATCATCCAGGCATTCCAGCGCTTCTCCCATCCTGTTCTCATCGTTGCAAGCTCCTGCGATCTCCAGTTCTTTGATGTGCAGGGTAAACATATCCAGCGGATAAGGTTCCGTGCTGCTGGCGAAGACCACCAATCTTCCCCGCGGACGCAGCGCCTTTATGCAGGCATCCGCAGCGGCCGGGGCATTGACGGCGAGTATCGCCACATCAGCCGATTGCGGCAGCGCCTCATGCAGTCGTTCCACATGGGGGATGCTGTTCAGCCGGAAAGGTTCCCGGCCCGTCACCATCACCCGGCCGGCGCCGGCCCTTGTTGCCAGCCGCGCGATGATATTGCCGAAGGGCCCATCACCTGCGACGAGCACTGTACGGCCGCGGATATCTCCCGCTCTGGCTATCGCCTGCAGGCAAACGGCTACCGGTTCCATCAGCGCGCCGAGATGAAAAGGAATATGATCCGGCAAAACGGCTACGCGGTCTGCACGCTGCACAAAATATTCCGCAAAACAGCCATCCCGGTCTATGCCCAGATGCCCCATCGCGGAACAGATATGCGCAAATCCCCGGAGGCATTCGCCGCATTTCCCGCACGGCACTACAGGGTGTGCCGCTACTCTCGTTCCCGCAGGGAACCCGGTGACGTTCGCTCCCGCCTGTACTACCGTTCCTGCACCTTCATGTCCCATTATCTTAGGATACCGGATGCCGAAAGGATTGTACTGTATATCATGCAGATCTGAGGTGCAGATCGTGGCCGCACCTGTCCGTATCAGCACTTCATCAGGCCCCGGCACAGGCACCGGCAGTTCCGCCAGCCCCGGTTTGTTGAGGCCCTGCAACTGCAATCCCTGCATATGTGATGGTATCCCCGTCATGTTTTTTTTGTGGATGGATGAGATAATCCGAGCAATCGCAACGCATCGCGCTGTATGATCTGCCCGATAACATCTTCCGGTATAGCCGGCAGCCCGCTGTTGCCTACCACATCATTCAAAGCCTTTACACCGGCAATGGAATCCGCCGTGGTGGTGAACGGAAAATCCGATCCGAACAGCACTTTTTCCGTTGCCTTGTATTCCACCAGCAGGCGCATGGAATTGTAAAACTGCCAGGGCCGGTAATAGAGGGCTGACAAGTCCGCATACACATTTTCATGCCGGCGGATCACGGCGATGGTCTCCCCTTCCCAGGGATGCCCCAGATGTGCCAGTATCATTTTCAGGCCGGGGAAATCAACCGCCACCGCATCAAAGTGAACGGGACGCGAATATTCCAGCCTTGTGCCGCTAACAAAGGATGTACCGGCATGAAAAAGGATGGGCAGGCCATGTTTATCGCAATACCGGTAGATGTCGTAATACCGCGGGTCCTGCGGATGCACGTTCTGGTATAATGGCGCCAGCTTCACCCCAACCGCTCCCAGTTGCTGATGACACTTTTCCAGTTCTCCCATGTAGTCCGGCGCAGCGGGATCAATGGAGGCAAAGAACAGCAGCCGCTCCGGCGCCCGTGCCACATGCGCGGCTACCAGGTCATTCGGAATATGCCATCCGGTTGCGGAGGCCTGCAGACCAAACACAACCGCTACATCTGCAGCTTTTGTCGTTTCCAGGTGGCGCGCTTCCACATCGCCCCAGATGGCGGGATCTATCCGGCATCTGGCCAGATCGGCCTGCAGCGAAGGGCCGAAATGTGCATCGGCACGAAAAATATGGGTATGTATATCAACGATCATAGTTCCGGTAATTTAACACAAATCGGACGGCGCTGCTATTCGAGCGACCAGTAATGCACCGCCCAGGGCTCCAGCCGCACCGTCAGCTGCTGCGTACCGGCGGCAACCTTGATGAACGGATCGGGACGCAAACGCTGGTTCTCTTCCAGACCGGCGCCTGTAGCATCCAGCACAATATGCCGCACCCGCATGTCCTTCGGCAGATCTTCCAGCTTCAGCGATACCATTACCGGCCGGTCGGAAAAATTCCACAACATCATATTGTGCATCTGCAGCTGCGGATCATGCGTGGCAAAGCCATGCACTTTGCCGTTGGAAGACTTCAGCTCCAGCCTTTCCCCGGCCATCCTCGACAATAATTTGAAAGTATAATACGCCGGCCTGATCTGGTTCTGATAATCGATCAGCCCGCTGAACTGCGCCTGCCGGTTCCACCAGCGCGTCATAAATGCCGCACCGCCGGGTGAAAATATCTTCGCGAATGTTTCGTAAGACACGTACCAATCCTTTATCTGGTAGTAACACGACCAGTCCAGCCCCGCATCCTTCATCTGCCATACCGTTTCCGCCACATAACAAGGCTGAAAACGCGGGTCAAGCGGAGGGTTGAAAAGGTCCATATTCCACTCGTTCATGATCGTTTCCGGATGCAGGCCCGGATGCTTTGCGATCAATGCTTTCACATAATCTATCTGTTCCCGGATCACTTCGGGACTGTTATTGTAATGATGCCAGGAAACGAAGTGCAGCGGCAGCTTTTTAGCGGCGCATACCTTCAGCAGTTCCGGCAGGATGGGTGATTTATACCAGGCCAGCGCCGGGCCGCCAACTTTCGCTTTCGGGTCCGCCCGCAGGATGGCCGCAACCGTATGCTCATAGTACCGCGCATAACTTTCCGGCTTGAAACGGTAAGGCGTTCCGCCATCCTCTCCGATATCCACTTCATTGCCCACTTCCCAATAAGTGATACCGGCATTGCGGTCCAGGAAATGTTTCACCACATCAAACACGAATTGCTCCCAGGCTTTGTAATCGTTCGGTTCCACAATATCCTGGTCCACGACCGGAAAGAACAATTTCGGTTTCAGGCAGAAGCTCATGAACGGTTTTGCGCCGGTCTGCAAAATGGAGTTGACCATGCTGTCCAGCGTGCGGAAATGATACTTCCCCTTTTCGGGTATCACGTTGTAATATTCACTCACAAACAGCCGGATAACGCCCGGATGCAAGGCCCTGATCTCTGTGATGCGCCCGGACAGCATCGGCTCGTCGGACAATCCCCCCTGGCCAAGCGCCATGCGCTCCATATGCATAGGCCCTGTGGTTTTGCCAAATCCTACCGTGACATCCGCGTTCTGCGCGGAAACGTGGACAACGGGTAAAAACAAAGCAACTAATAATATTGTGGTTCTTATTTTCAACATATCTCCATTAATATTTTGCGGAAATAATAAACTTCGTTCCCTCCGGCGCCGGTATCCGGATAAATTCTTTCGTGCTGTCGAAATCTTTCCTGTCGCGCCCGTTTATGGTAACGGAGCGGATAGGCTTGCTATCCGGGTGACGGAAACGGATGATGAGCATACCGGGTTGTTTTCTCCCGGAAAGCTCCAGCGAAGCGCTGATCTCATTTTTCGCAGCATGACTGTTGATGGTCAGATCGATCGGGCCGAACCAGGTCGGCGCCTTGCGCACTTCGATCTGCTTTCCATCTTCGAGCCAGCGCCGCGGAATGGCTTGCCCGATCAGCAGGCTGTCCGCCCCGGGCTCGGTAATGAGCATATTCCGCAACAGCTCGAACCAGGCCCCGTCGGTACTGGGCGGGCCGTAGTATTGTCCCCATGCCCAGCGATGCTCCAACGAGGTCAGCTGCCCGTGCGAAAAACCGCAAGCCATCAGGCTATAGAATGCGCGGATAGCGGCTTTGGGCTCATCCCGCCGTAAATAGGCGGTGGCCTGCTGCACGTACACAGGCTCATTGGCTGCGCCCAGGTTCTTTAAAAATAAGTTATCTTCATGATCATGCAACATGGCAGTAGTCATCCAGTTGCCGGCATCAATGACCCCGAGCCTGGACAGGTGCAGCGGGCCGCAATCCACATCCGAAGGATACCATTCCTCCATCAGCCGCCGCGGCGTCATGGCATCCGTAGGCACAAAGTTGATCCAGGTGCCATCTTCCAGCTGCACAACGGGCGACTGCACACTGCTGCGGGCGAATTCTTTCACTACGGCTTCTTTCATACCAGCGGCGATCCGGGCTACGCTATCCGCACGGGGATGCCCGTACACCGCCAATGCTTTGGCAAACAGTTCCAGTCCGCCCACATAGTACGCCTGGGTGAAAGCCCATTCCCGGTTATCATGCGTAAGATCGTTCAAGGGGCCGCGTATCAGTCCTGTTGCATGCGTTCCCGAGTCGGCAACGGCTACCTGCCGCAGGCACCAGTCAAGTGTTTTCAAAGCATCCGGCAACAGGGCTTCAAAATGTTCCCGGTTGGCGGACAGCAGATAATTTTGCGCGATGGCGTACAACTGCGCGGGGGAATACACGCCCCAGTTGGCGAAACCGCCTATCCTGCCATCCGGTTGCTGCTGGCTGCGGAACATAGCTGCAAACTCGTCATGCGCTACCTGGTTGTATCCCCGCAGGCCGTATATCATATAATCCACGTACACGGACTGGTTTACCGGCCAGTCCGCGTTCCGCTGACCGTAAGCGGTATTGGCATAAGGCAGGTCCATATGCGGCTGGCCGTTATCTGCAATGGTGTGGCGCGGCAGTATCAGCGAGTGCCAGAGGCTGGCGCGGATCAGCTGGTTCACCGGTTCCTCCGGTACTTTGAATAACGCGCCGCGACCAAGCCAGTTTTCCCAGTATGCGGTCACCTGCTGTTTTGCAGTGGCGAAATCCAGTGTTTGCAGGCGTTCCGCGGCAGATGCCGGAAATGCGGGTGAAGGTAATTTTACAATGATCTCCTCCACGGCGCCATCGCGCAGTGTACCCGATACCGTTAGTACCGCCTGTTCTCCTTTTTTAACGGGAACAGGCTGTTCTGCATGAACGCTGAGCTCATCAGGCATCTGCAGCAGCAGCAGGATGTCGCCGGTACTTTTATCGGCAACCGCGTAATCTTCTTTTATCCGCACCACTTCCAGCTTTCTTCCTTCCGCTTCATTGTGCAGGGAGAAACCGAAGCTGAAAGCGCCTGGCTTCCCGGAGAGTTTTACTTTGCTGAGCATCACGCCCGGCAGATATCCGCGGATCACTGCAGCGGGGTCCGCCATCGGTGCGGCGAACTGTGTTATTTCCGCCAGTTGTCCGTCTTTTTCAAGCTGCGTGATGATCACCGGAAGGCCGTTCTCAATATGCTGGTGCTTCCAGGTGCTTCCCTCCCGGTGAAGATCCAGCCGGAATTTATGCGGTGAAGCGAAGTCCGGGCGCACATTGCCCCATCTGTCCACCGCGAATTTGTAGATGGCGCCATGCGCAGGGGCCGTTACGGTCAGATGCCCGGTCGTCCCCAGCCATCTGGTCTGCCAGGAGGCCGTCCATTCCCGGGGATTACCGATATCTTCCCAGCTTTCCCGGAAGGCTTCGAGGGATGCATCGGGACTGCTTTCCACTTTATCCAGTATGCGCTGTCCCTTCAGCGAAGCAAGATGTTTTTTGAAACTTGCCGGTTTATTGGCAAGGGTGATGAACACATCCTGTTCGGGCAGCCACATGGCGCCATGACGCAGGAGTTGTTCGAGCGCAATGGAAAACCCTTCTGTACCTGCTTTGTTGAGCTGTACAGTAAGTATTGGTGCATCCGGCTGTTTCCAGGGATCGGTTTTCAGGCGTTTCGACTGACCCGCAGATCCATGCGTCATCAGGTATCCCCACATAGCATCGTCGTTAATGGTGCTGGCATCCTTATGCCGGGCCAGTTTCCTCGGGGGGCGCTGTCGGAACAGGCCAGCTGATATCTGCTACCAGGGCATCCACATCGCCGCCACCAGCATGCAGCAGGGATTCCGCTCCGATCACATCATTCTGTTCCGTTCCCGCGCCGGCCAGTCCTGTTATCTCCAGGCCCGGGGAAGCCCCCTTCAATATCACCGTGCGGCTATGCCGCTGTGGCGCTTTATGACCGAATGCTATTTTTATTTTCAGCTTTCCGGGAGCGCCGCCATGATCGTTTGCAACCGCAAGTTGCGACAAACATATACAGGCGATGCATCCTGAGATGATCCATGATACGGTCATTCGTTTACTTTTTCTTCCGGTCATCATCTCTTTTTCAGTTAAGCCGGCATTAATCATAATGCGGATTTTGTTCAAGTTTACTGTTTTTGTCCCTGGCAGACTGCGGTATCGGCAAAAAGTAATTCTTCTCCGGATAGAACACCCGCATGCCGCCACCCGCAGGCACTACGGTGTACACCGGGTTACCGCCCACGAGATCTATTTTGATGGCATGCAGCGGGCCGTTCAGTTTCACTTCCGCCAGTCTCAGGCGCAGCAGGTCAGGCAGGCGTTTTTCTTCAAATGCCAGCTCCACCCTTCTTTCCTGGTGAATGGCTATGCGCATCTCGTCCTTCGTCAGCCCGTCAGGCAGCGGGCCGAGATCCGAGCGTTGCCTGATATCATTTATGGCCGAGTACACAGTTTCATCAGGCCCGGAAGATTCATTTTTTGCTTCCGCATATCCCAGCAATATCTCCGCATACCGGAAGATGATCCAGTTGGCGCTGTTCCCGTTATTTTGCGCACTGGCATATTTCGGATTGATGCCTTTTCGGATGTAGTAGCCGGTGCGGGTGGATATGCTGCTGTTGTTAAGATCCGTGGCATTCGGGCTGCCAACGCCCTGTTTCATGATCATGATATCTCCCAGCCATTCTGAGCCATCATATACAATAGATTGATAGAATCTTTTTTCGCGGTTGACGTAAGGGTTCTGCGGATCATAACCTGATGCCGGATCTGTGATCGGAAGGCCATTGGCCATGAAATATTCATCCACAAGGTCCTGCGTCGGGTCCACATGCCCCCAGCCGGTAAGGCCGCCCCTCACGAAACGGGGGCCGATGTGGCCATCCCTGAAATTGGCGAGCGAGGTGCCGCCGAGATGCTGCCTGGCGAAGATGACCTCGATATTATTGTTATTCTCTTCAAAGAACAAGGTATTGTAATCCGGGAACAGGTCATAATGCTCCAGGTCGATGATCTTTTTAAAAGTGGTCGCCGCCAGGTCCCAGCGGGCCGGATCATTGGCAGGGTTATGCAATGCCCCGGCATTGAACAGCTCGCACCATCCTTTCAGCGCCAGCACGGCACCCCTGGTTACCCTTCCGGATTCCGCGGTTAGCGGCAGCGCCGGCTCTATTGCGGCGCATTCGGCGGTAATGAAATCAAAGGTTTCCTGGGAAGTATTGCGGGGGCGGAACACTTCATCCCCCTGCTCATTCTGGTTGAGCACATCGGTAATGATGGGCACACCGCCATGGTACATCCACAGGATCGAATAAAAATAAGCGCGCAGGAAACGGGCTTCCGCCAATCTCAGTGCCTTCCAGTCATCCGGCAGGGCTGACGCTGTTACCTTTTCGATGAACAGGTTCGCCTTCCGGATATTCACGTATTGCCCCCAGCGGTTGGGCGCGTTGCTAGGTGTGTAGATCGATGGGCCATAGATATTGGTGCTGACCCTGCCGGCCTGGCCGTTCATGGAATTATCGGAAAAATTTTCCCATGGATCACCGGTTTCCAATGTAGGCACTGAGGCATATACATCATTCAGGAACAGGTCCGCATTCCCCGTGGTGGACCACAATGTGGCATCGGACACCTGGTCCTTCGGCGCCACGTCCAGGAACTTGCTGCAGGATGACAGCGTGAGCAGGGAGAAAAATATGATGAACGCCCGGAGCGATATTCGCAGAAATTGCATATTCATACCAGATAGTTTTTCGCTTTTAGAAAGTAATGTTGGCGCCAACGGAGAAGGCTTTCTGATTCGGATATCCCCAGCTGTTATTCGGGATCCAGGAATTGTTCGGCCCTATTTCCGGATCATAGTATATCATATCTGTGATGGTGAAAATATTTTGCCCGGACAGGAATATCCTGGCCTGTTGCAGCCTG
This genomic stretch from Chitinophaga sp. XS-30 harbors:
- a CDS encoding RraA family protein, which encodes MESKPKLSMDKEKFEWMKAQLYVPIVCDVLDSLGYRNQAMHQRLRPLDADNSIMVGRARTLHWMEMDYIEDDPYNLEIEAVDSLGPGDVVVHSTDFAGTNAPWGELMSTIAKRNGAVGCICDSMVRDCRKIIDMKFPVFYGGIRPLDSLGRGRVMAYDVPVRCGDVIVRPGELIFADFDGVVVVPREVEDQVLEMAKEKVEKENQSRADLLNGDSLRAVYNRYGVL
- a CDS encoding MBL fold metallo-hydrolase, with the translated sequence MQTIESYSLLPGDAAIWWLGQAGYVIRCGGLTVVIDPYLSDAVAESAPEFPRLYPPVMAPENLHADIYIITHDHLDHLDPETIAAYRRKNDTWFIAPRLAAMKLPDLGVPEDRIVVVNSAETWQQQGLEVTGVYALPTGPDVPDTTGYLLQFGNGRSVYHTSDTQFHPLVLASAPEAPEVMLVPINGKWNNPGPEQAAIFAAAVNPRYVLPNHYDMMALNAENPVVFQWFCRQHGIGDRCVIPERMQPFNWSANV
- a CDS encoding mandelate racemase/muconate lactonizing enzyme family protein; amino-acid sequence: MKITNVEAFILQSPFEITLPEGSDEARGVKHCLLIKVSTDEGITGWSDVETAPHVGEAVVNAPESGMGVFEGLRTLVIGEDPFDVERLWDKIYRGSIYYGRRGVAIQVLSGFDIACHDIMGKAIGRPVHKLLGGARRDKIRAYASTLFRSTPDDMKRACEFYMKRGFTAVKFGWGVFGQDFRRDVKLVAAAREALGPDIDLMVDPGWMVERSAYDAIELCKALEPYNIFWLEDFLHPEAYDAYARVKAAGVKTRLAAGEQEATGWGFRELIRRGCIDVAQPDLSRCGGFTQARKIIWEAEYAGIDVCPHAWLTDLLTAASLHVNAVLPRSLFLEYNVSDNPMLREVIRNPVQMDAEGFIPVPQGNGLGIEINEAAVKKFCINL
- a CDS encoding zinc-binding dehydrogenase translates to MTGIPSHMQGLQLQGLNKPGLAELPVPVPGPDEVLIRTGAATICTSDLHDIQYNPFGIRYPKIMGHEGAGTVVQAGANVTGFPAGTRVAAHPVVPCGKCGECLRGFAHICSAMGHLGIDRDGCFAEYFVQRADRVAVLPDHIPFHLGALMEPVAVCLQAIARAGDIRGRTVLVAGDGPFGNIIARLATRAGAGRVMVTGREPFRLNSIPHVERLHEALPQSADVAILAVNAPAAADACIKALRPRGRLVVFASSTEPYPLDMFTLHIKELEIAGACNDENRMGEALECLDDASLALHELVTHRLPFREWEKAIALARDGHDRALKVALMFDE
- a CDS encoding amidohydrolase family protein, whose protein sequence is MIVDIHTHIFRADAHFGPSLQADLARCRIDPAIWGDVEARHLETTKAADVAVVFGLQASATGWHIPNDLVAAHVARAPERLLFFASIDPAAPDYMGELEKCHQQLGAVGVKLAPLYQNVHPQDPRYYDIYRYCDKHGLPILFHAGTSFVSGTRLEYSRPVHFDAVAVDFPGLKMILAHLGHPWEGETIAVIRRHENVYADLSALYYRPWQFYNSMRLLVEYKATEKVLFGSDFPFTTTADSIAGVKALNDVVGNSGLPAIPEDVIGQIIQRDALRLLGLSHPSTKKT
- a CDS encoding RagB/SusD family nutrient uptake outer membrane protein gives rise to the protein MNMQFLRISLRAFIIFFSLLTLSSCSKFLDVAPKDQVSDATLWSTTGNADLFLNDVYASVPTLETGDPWENFSDNSMNGQAGRVSTNIYGPSIYTPSNAPNRWGQYVNIRKANLFIEKVTASALPDDWKALRLAEARFLRAYFYSILWMYHGGVPIITDVLNQNEQGDEVFRPRNTSQETFDFITAECAAIEPALPLTAESGRVTRGAVLALKGWCELFNAGALHNPANDPARWDLAATTFKKIIDLEHYDLFPDYNTLFFEENNNNIEVIFARQHLGGTSLANFRDGHIGPRFVRGGLTGWGHVDPTQDLVDEYFMANGLPITDPASGYDPQNPYVNREKRFYQSIVYDGSEWLGDIMIMKQGVGSPNATDLNNSSISTRTGYYIRKGINPKYASAQNNGNSANWIIFRYAEILLGYAEAKNESSGPDETVYSAINDIRQRSDLGPLPDGLTKDEMRIAIHQERRVELAFEEKRLPDLLRLRLAEVKLNGPLHAIKIDLVGGNPVYTVVPAGGGMRVFYPEKNYFLPIPQSARDKNSKLEQNPHYD